One window from the genome of Pedobacter schmidteae encodes:
- a CDS encoding DUF4397 domain-containing protein → MNKINHKRLGLFCLTAMFFFQACKKDKVDFEADNRVLQENRVNSNARIVNLAGLNQVVFNNDSLTNFVVRHPNAPDWYKFPGTDYFPVNGQLGKSWYIPQNLFNAQETVQLKLGSRNFQGSNDFDLELTAKNDYNNPTDYYLMPTFFMSGQPAIVPVKRGVSTPSKPDHFKIRIVNLSGRIKNPGNNSNGQLEDLTGSVSLAYANGALVAPQTNNISSAIQTSEYVELPYGTYQFKVLMQDGRQMPALGSENYDFTVIDPPTSTIPNSINSSTNLTYAPIQTYQPGGIYTIVIAPQRFRYLINEMSETSDTYQNSFQIINDNSAAANNTYFRLQGANAWNTASVSFRVDGKTLGSNLGVGTAGDYMTLVQGNHTIEAMDASGKVIASANQILRPAQNYTAWLYPDQSGAAKLIIVANDLSGATFTGGTQDDATFSRNQFRYFFFKRFLNLSVGNPYITFTLSDGQSAATIGYDNLNAGVNLQPGVPVFEKPYVSSGYAQSAFQVMAYRSKPNVVPGLWANDIEALKSEVFIADKTLYQKPGRAVPVQEAGIYTVALIGQSGSNSTTANKARMIIVKHNK, encoded by the coding sequence ATGAATAAGATAAATCATAAACGCTTAGGCTTATTTTGCCTGACTGCCATGTTCTTTTTTCAGGCGTGTAAAAAGGACAAAGTTGACTTCGAAGCCGACAACAGAGTGTTGCAGGAAAACCGGGTCAATTCAAATGCCCGGATTGTTAATCTGGCGGGCCTGAACCAGGTTGTTTTTAATAACGATAGCCTGACCAATTTTGTGGTCCGCCATCCAAATGCTCCCGATTGGTACAAATTTCCGGGCACAGATTATTTTCCGGTAAACGGGCAGCTGGGTAAAAGCTGGTACATTCCGCAAAACCTGTTTAATGCACAGGAGACCGTACAATTGAAACTGGGGTCAAGAAATTTTCAGGGATCGAATGATTTTGATCTGGAATTGACGGCAAAGAATGACTACAATAACCCGACCGACTACTACCTTATGCCCACATTTTTTATGTCGGGGCAGCCGGCAATTGTTCCGGTAAAGCGTGGTGTTTCGACACCTTCCAAGCCCGATCATTTTAAAATCAGAATTGTAAATCTTTCGGGAAGGATAAAAAATCCCGGAAATAACAGCAATGGCCAGTTAGAAGATTTAACGGGAAGCGTATCCCTTGCTTATGCCAATGGTGCGTTGGTTGCTCCGCAAACCAATAACATCAGTTCGGCTATACAAACATCGGAATATGTAGAGCTACCTTACGGTACTTACCAGTTTAAGGTACTGATGCAGGACGGACGGCAAATGCCGGCTTTGGGATCGGAGAACTACGATTTTACGGTTATTGATCCGCCAACATCTACTATTCCAAACAGCATTAATAGCTCTACCAATTTGACTTATGCGCCAATCCAGACTTATCAGCCCGGTGGCATTTACACCATTGTTATTGCGCCTCAGCGGTTCAGGTACCTGATTAATGAAATGAGTGAGACTTCAGACACCTATCAAAACTCCTTTCAGATCATCAACGACAATAGTGCCGCCGCCAACAATACCTATTTCAGGCTGCAAGGGGCAAATGCATGGAATACGGCTTCGGTTAGCTTCCGTGTGGATGGGAAAACACTTGGCAGCAATTTAGGTGTTGGAACAGCAGGTGATTATATGACCCTTGTTCAGGGTAATCATACTATCGAAGCAATGGATGCATCAGGTAAAGTTATTGCTTCGGCAAATCAGATACTTCGGCCGGCACAAAATTATACGGCCTGGCTTTATCCGGACCAGAGCGGAGCGGCAAAACTGATCATCGTTGCCAATGATTTAAGCGGCGCAACTTTCACCGGGGGAACACAGGATGATGCAACTTTCAGCAGAAATCAATTTCGGTATTTCTTTTTCAAAAGGTTTTTAAACCTCTCGGTTGGGAACCCTTATATCACCTTTACGTTAAGCGACGGGCAATCTGCCGCAACAATTGGCTACGATAACCTCAATGCGGGAGTTAACCTGCAGCCCGGTGTGCCCGTTTTTGAAAAACCATATGTAAGTAGTGGTTACGCACAATCGGCATTTCAGGTGATGGCCTACCGTTCTAAACCCAATGTAGTACCCGGTTTGTGGGCCAACGATATTGAGGCGTTGAAAAGTGAGGTATTTATTGCAGATAAAACTTTATATCAAAAACCTGGTAGGGCGGTGCCTGTACAGGAGGCCGGCATCTATACTGTTGCATTGATTGGTCAGTCAGGCAGTAATAGTACAACGGCAAATAAAGCAAGAATGATCATTGTTAAACATAACAAATAA